One Maribacter cobaltidurans genomic window carries:
- a CDS encoding DUF2461 domain-containing protein yields the protein MDFKNLITFLQELNKNNNKEWMDSNRKWYHQVRNEFVGWLDELNDNLLRQYDDYYDTPGKKGINRINNNLLYHPNRPIYKDHFGAGLDKRPNTGDFYIEIGMEESMFAGGLWRPDPKRLASIRDAVDYNGEELVDILEKPSFKKAFGGLVEDVKLTRPPKGFSEDHPHIDLLKHKTFAVMAKFDNTLLFQDNFNEKVFGVYKEMLPFRTYLNKAITV from the coding sequence GTGGATTTCAAAAACTTAATTACTTTTCTCCAAGAACTCAACAAAAACAACAATAAGGAATGGATGGATTCCAATAGAAAGTGGTATCACCAAGTTCGGAATGAATTCGTTGGATGGCTTGATGAACTGAACGATAATCTTCTACGGCAGTATGATGATTATTATGATACGCCAGGTAAAAAGGGAATCAACCGTATCAATAATAATTTACTATATCATCCAAACCGACCTATTTATAAGGACCATTTTGGCGCCGGTTTGGATAAAAGGCCCAATACGGGCGATTTTTATATCGAAATTGGGATGGAAGAATCCATGTTCGCCGGCGGTCTCTGGCGACCAGATCCCAAAAGATTGGCCAGCATTAGGGATGCCGTCGACTATAATGGAGAAGAATTGGTCGACATTTTGGAAAAGCCTTCTTTTAAAAAAGCCTTTGGAGGTTTGGTAGAAGACGTAAAACTCACCAGGCCTCCTAAGGGTTTTTCTGAGGACCATCCCCATATCGATTTACTCAAACACAAAACCTTTGCCGTGATGGCAAAATTTGATAATACCTTGCTATTTCAAGATAATTTTAACGAAAAGGTTTTCGGTGTCTATAAGGAAATGCTTCCCTTTCGAACCTATCTCAACAAGGCCATTACCGTTTAA
- a CDS encoding M81 family metallopeptidase: MKKIVLLFVLSLFSFLGCKNQSEKITEQQELPKIAIAGIGIESSTFSPAQTEEAAFHARIGDSIFGRYSFFDADSDIRQQADWVPTLLGKSIPGGIVTREAYESMVNKTLTMLKENGPYDGIWFDIHGAMSVVGLEDAEGDLITRIREVVGPDVLISTSMDLHGNVSETLAKQSDLITCYRMAPHEDALESKERSIRLLLERLENGKGKPAYKAWVPVPILLPGEKTSTRIEPGKSLYAKVPEVADQDGVIDAAIWIGYAWADEPRNHAVVMVTGDDKEKVTQGAEKLANAFWEVRNDFEFVAPVGTLEESLALALKSDKKPFMISDMGDNPTAGGAGDVTWTLQQILNRPEFKSENGPSLIYASIPGPELVEKALEVGVGGKISATAGADVDDRFAPPLEITGTIEAIKEGDRDAEVEVVVKVGSVHVIVTKKRKPYHHKSDFTNLGLNPMKTDIIVVKIGYLVPELYDMRGDWIMALTPGGVDQDLERLGYKNIKRPMYPLDADMETPDLNARLIPASNE; this comes from the coding sequence ATGAAAAAAATTGTCCTCTTATTTGTCCTTTCCCTTTTTAGCTTTCTAGGGTGCAAAAACCAATCCGAAAAGATAACAGAACAACAAGAGCTGCCAAAAATCGCCATTGCAGGTATCGGTATTGAATCCAGTACATTTTCCCCGGCACAAACCGAGGAAGCCGCTTTTCATGCTAGAATCGGAGATTCCATTTTCGGGCGTTATTCTTTTTTTGATGCAGATAGCGATATTCGCCAACAGGCCGATTGGGTACCAACGCTTCTTGGCAAATCTATTCCAGGGGGTATTGTTACTAGGGAAGCTTATGAGTCCATGGTAAACAAAACCTTGACCATGTTAAAAGAAAATGGACCTTACGACGGTATTTGGTTCGATATCCATGGGGCCATGAGCGTTGTCGGTCTGGAGGATGCTGAGGGTGATTTAATTACACGTATCCGAGAGGTGGTTGGCCCTGACGTTTTAATTTCAACCTCTATGGATCTTCATGGCAACGTTTCGGAAACCTTGGCCAAACAGAGTGACCTAATTACCTGTTACCGTATGGCCCCGCATGAAGATGCTTTGGAATCTAAAGAGCGTTCCATACGTCTCCTTTTGGAACGCTTGGAAAATGGTAAAGGAAAACCAGCCTATAAAGCATGGGTACCCGTTCCAATTTTGCTGCCAGGGGAAAAAACAAGCACCCGCATCGAACCCGGTAAAAGTCTATATGCCAAAGTTCCTGAAGTAGCTGATCAGGACGGTGTCATAGACGCCGCTATTTGGATAGGATATGCTTGGGCAGATGAACCTAGGAATCATGCCGTAGTGATGGTAACGGGAGATGATAAGGAAAAGGTGACCCAAGGAGCCGAAAAATTGGCAAATGCCTTTTGGGAGGTACGTAATGATTTTGAATTTGTAGCCCCTGTCGGTACGCTGGAAGAAAGTTTGGCGTTGGCGCTTAAGAGTGATAAAAAACCTTTCATGATCAGTGACATGGGAGATAATCCCACGGCCGGTGGCGCAGGCGACGTAACATGGACCTTGCAACAGATTTTAAATCGGCCCGAGTTTAAATCCGAAAATGGTCCTTCCCTTATCTATGCCTCTATTCCTGGGCCAGAATTGGTGGAAAAAGCTCTGGAAGTAGGCGTTGGCGGAAAAATAAGTGCAACCGCCGGAGCGGACGTGGATGACCGATTTGCCCCACCTCTGGAAATCACCGGAACAATCGAAGCAATAAAAGAGGGAGACCGAGATGCGGAAGTGGAGGTTGTCGTTAAGGTAGGAAGCGTACATGTAATTGTTACTAAAAAAAGAAAACCCTATCACCATAAAAGTGATTTCACAAATTTGGGCCTAAACCCCATGAAAACGGACATTATCGTAGTAAAAATAGGTTATCTGGTTCCTGAACTATATGATATGCGGGGTGATTGGATTATGGCCTTGACACCCGGAGGTGTGGATCAGGATTTGGAGCGTTTGGGTTATAAAAATATCAAGCGTCCCATGTATCCCTTGGATGCGGATATGGAAACGCCGGATTTAAATGCAAGATTAATTCCGGCCTCCAACGAATAG
- a CDS encoding GMC oxidoreductase: MANFNIDAKKDLTYDAIVVGSGISGGWAAKELCEKGLKTLVLERGPIVEHVVDYPTMNWDPWDMEYRGGLTPEEKKKHYKNIRSGWVGKDTEHFWADDEANPYTEEKPFLWLRGHQMGGKSLLWGKQTYRWSDLDFEANAKDGHGVDWPIRYKDIEPWYTYVEKFAGISGEALGLPQLPDSHFLPPMELNCVEKHVKERIEKNFEGRNMIIGRVAHLTQPHNGRGQCQNRNRCSRGCPYGAYFSSNAVTLPAANATGNLTIRPYSIVQEVIYDDAKGKATGVRIIDAETNEVIDYSSKIIFVNASALSTAHILMKSTSKRFENGLGNDSGELGHNLMDHTYRVGAIGKVDGFEDKYYKGRRPNGIYIPRYVNIDEKSKSDKFVRGFGFQGSGYRGGNPANIESFGADFKDSILKPGDWEFFITGFAECLPYHDNKISLNKDVLDKWGQPTLTIDAEFKENEKALNKQIQEDAVEMLETAGLKDVMGFDKEHPPGYGVHEMGTARMGRDPKTSVLNGFNQVHAAKNVFVTDGACMTSSSCVNPSLTYMALTARAADHAVSELKKFNI; encoded by the coding sequence ATGGCCAATTTTAATATAGATGCAAAAAAGGACCTGACCTATGACGCCATTGTCGTCGGGTCTGGAATCAGTGGTGGATGGGCAGCAAAGGAACTTTGTGAAAAAGGGCTTAAAACCCTGGTTCTTGAACGAGGCCCCATAGTGGAGCATGTAGTGGATTACCCTACTATGAATTGGGATCCTTGGGACATGGAATACCGCGGAGGTCTCACTCCCGAAGAAAAAAAGAAGCATTACAAGAACATCCGCTCAGGATGGGTGGGCAAGGATACCGAACATTTTTGGGCGGATGATGAAGCCAATCCGTACACGGAAGAGAAGCCGTTTTTATGGTTGAGGGGTCACCAAATGGGAGGTAAATCCCTTCTTTGGGGTAAACAGACCTATCGTTGGAGCGATTTGGACTTTGAGGCTAATGCAAAAGATGGTCATGGTGTAGACTGGCCTATACGATACAAGGATATTGAACCTTGGTACACTTACGTGGAGAAATTTGCAGGAATTAGTGGGGAAGCCTTAGGATTACCACAATTGCCCGATAGTCACTTCCTTCCTCCCATGGAACTGAACTGTGTGGAAAAACATGTTAAGGAACGAATCGAGAAGAATTTTGAAGGTAGAAACATGATTATTGGTAGGGTTGCCCATTTGACCCAACCTCATAATGGAAGGGGACAGTGCCAAAACCGTAATCGATGTAGTAGGGGGTGTCCTTACGGAGCCTACTTTAGTAGTAATGCGGTAACCTTGCCAGCGGCGAATGCCACGGGAAATTTGACCATTAGGCCATATTCCATTGTGCAAGAGGTTATTTATGATGACGCCAAAGGGAAGGCCACGGGAGTTCGTATTATTGACGCGGAAACGAATGAGGTTATCGACTATTCTTCCAAGATTATTTTCGTGAATGCCTCGGCACTAAGTACGGCACATATACTTATGAAATCTACCTCAAAACGTTTTGAGAACGGTTTGGGTAATGATAGCGGAGAATTGGGCCATAACTTAATGGATCATACCTATCGAGTAGGTGCTATAGGTAAGGTTGATGGTTTTGAGGATAAATACTACAAGGGAAGAAGGCCGAATGGCATTTATATCCCTAGATATGTAAATATTGATGAAAAATCCAAATCGGATAAGTTTGTACGTGGATTCGGTTTCCAAGGTAGTGGTTACCGTGGAGGTAATCCGGCAAATATAGAATCCTTTGGGGCCGACTTTAAGGACAGTATCTTGAAGCCGGGCGATTGGGAGTTCTTTATCACCGGTTTTGCGGAATGTTTACCTTACCATGACAACAAAATCAGTCTTAATAAAGATGTGTTGGATAAATGGGGACAACCTACCTTGACCATAGATGCGGAGTTTAAGGAAAATGAAAAGGCCTTGAACAAGCAGATTCAAGAGGACGCGGTTGAAATGTTAGAAACAGCCGGACTCAAAGATGTGATGGGCTTTGATAAAGAACACCCACCAGGATATGGAGTACATGAAATGGGAACTGCAAGAATGGGTAGGGACCCAAAAACGTCCGTGCTTAATGGATTTAATCAGGTACATGCGGCCAAAAACGTCTTTGTAACGGATGGCGCGTGTATGACTTCCTCGTCTTGTGTGAATCCATCATTGACCTACATGGCGTTAACTGCCAGAGCGGCGGACCATGCCGTATCCGAATTGAAAAAATTTAATATCTAA
- a CDS encoding gluconate 2-dehydrogenase subunit 3 family protein produces MDRRKALKKAGLLAGATIAMPSLFSLLQSCKNETRLDWQPEFFTEDEAKTISALIDTILPTTDTPGGLDVKADMFIDKVVAQTYDAEGQQNMRNAIAEFNASCKEKYGAVFPELSDADKTAVLKEAEASSPKFNPGVWGTTVGDQQPVGFYRSMKSMAIWAYFTSEEMGENVLSYDPIPGTYEPCKPLSEVGNRWSL; encoded by the coding sequence ATGGATAGAAGAAAAGCACTTAAGAAAGCTGGCCTATTGGCAGGGGCAACGATTGCGATGCCATCCCTTTTTTCCCTTTTACAATCCTGTAAAAATGAAACAAGGCTGGATTGGCAACCTGAGTTCTTTACCGAGGACGAAGCCAAGACCATTTCCGCTTTAATAGATACTATTTTACCAACTACCGATACCCCTGGTGGATTGGATGTAAAGGCCGATATGTTCATAGACAAGGTTGTTGCCCAAACGTATGATGCCGAAGGACAACAAAATATGCGCAATGCGATTGCCGAGTTTAATGCTTCCTGTAAGGAAAAATATGGAGCTGTTTTTCCGGAACTAAGTGATGCCGACAAAACGGCCGTACTGAAAGAGGCAGAAGCGAGCTCTCCAAAATTCAATCCCGGTGTTTGGGGAACTACGGTAGGGGACCAACAACCAGTAGGATTTTACAGATCGATGAAATCCATGGCTATTTGGGCTTATTTTACATCCGAGGAAATGGGAGAAAATGTATTGAGCTATGACCCCATTCCTGGAACTTACGAACCTTGTAAGCCACTTTCCGAAGTAGGTAATCGTTGGAGTCTGTAA
- a CDS encoding GLPGLI family protein has translation MKQIILVATLLFSCITYAQDENLVFHFQVQKNFLTSDYDLVLGENVTMWKEVSDPKQSEFNPTYIPDEDYKRKVLFKNLKSKEVFSEYDVLGAHFFVNDSLHKMAWTLMDNETEKVLGYDCKKAKTTFHGREYEVFYTDDIAISNGPWKFGGLPGMILKVVAKSDKEIYKMECYSIKKQKKETEEEFTNYLKKNKKKKFQTWDEFVKDFNSFLDRYIKGLKSEVEADGDSGFTLHFSVDNHLEIFSEKVQTDGVLLEF, from the coding sequence ATGAAACAAATAATATTAGTAGCAACGCTTTTATTTTCGTGCATTACATATGCCCAAGATGAAAATTTAGTATTCCATTTTCAAGTTCAAAAAAACTTTTTAACCTCAGATTACGATTTAGTGCTAGGTGAAAATGTTACAATGTGGAAAGAAGTGAGCGACCCAAAACAATCAGAATTTAATCCTACATACATACCCGATGAGGATTATAAAAGGAAAGTCTTATTTAAAAACCTAAAATCGAAAGAAGTATTCAGTGAATATGATGTGTTAGGAGCTCATTTTTTTGTAAACGACTCTTTGCATAAGATGGCGTGGACGTTAATGGATAATGAAACTGAAAAAGTATTAGGCTATGACTGTAAAAAAGCTAAAACAACTTTTCATGGCAGAGAATATGAAGTTTTCTACACCGATGATATAGCCATTAGTAATGGACCATGGAAGTTTGGCGGTTTACCTGGTATGATTCTTAAAGTAGTCGCCAAAAGCGATAAAGAAATTTATAAAATGGAATGTTACAGCATAAAAAAACAAAAAAAAGAAACCGAGGAAGAATTTACTAATTATTTAAAGAAGAACAAAAAAAAGAAGTTTCAAACATGGGATGAATTTGTGAAAGATTTTAATTCGTTTTTGGACAGATATATAAAAGGTTTAAAATCTGAAGTTGAAGCAGACGGTGATAGCGGGTTTACACTACATTTTAGTGTTGATAACCATTTAGAAATTTTTTCAGAAAAGGTGCAAACTGATGGTGTATTGCTTGAATTCTAG